In a single window of the Veillonella sp. genome:
- a CDS encoding catalase — protein sequence MSDEKKLTTAFGAPVPDNRNSATAGKRGPVLMQDVWLMEKLAHFEREVIPERRMHAKGSGAFGTFTVTNDITKYTKAKIFSEVGKQTPLFVRFSTVAGERGAADAERDIRGFAVKFYTEEGNWDLVGNNTPVFFIRDPLQFPDLNRAVKRNPKTNLRDATANWDFWTSLPEAIHQVTIVMSDRGIPKSYRTMHGFGSHTYSLINENDERVWVKFHWVCQQPIENLSDAEAANVIASDRESHQRDLFEAIERGDFPKWKLCIQVMTEEQANNMPYNPFDLTKVWYHDEFPLIEVGVMELNRNPENYFQDVEQAAFAPTTIIPGISFSPDRMLQGRLFSYADAQRYRLGANYYQIPVNAAKCPVNIYHRDGQGRVDGNHGSTIGYAPNSFGEWAEQPQFKNPGLDVSGAAYQYDFYEDDSDFYTQPGKLFRLMSPEKQQILFENTAAAMDGVPDFIKERHAKHCYQCDPAYGEGVAKALGMNIDFSDVK from the coding sequence ATGAGTGATGAAAAGAAACTAACAACCGCCTTTGGCGCTCCCGTACCAGATAATCGCAACTCTGCTACAGCAGGTAAACGTGGTCCTGTATTGATGCAAGATGTTTGGCTCATGGAGAAATTAGCTCATTTTGAGCGCGAAGTGATTCCTGAACGCCGCATGCATGCTAAAGGATCCGGTGCATTTGGTACTTTCACAGTAACCAATGACATTACAAAATATACAAAAGCGAAAATTTTCTCTGAAGTAGGTAAACAAACACCATTATTCGTACGTTTCTCTACAGTGGCGGGCGAACGTGGTGCGGCTGATGCGGAACGCGATATTCGTGGCTTTGCTGTAAAATTCTACACTGAAGAAGGTAACTGGGACCTTGTAGGTAACAATACACCAGTATTCTTCATCCGCGATCCATTGCAATTCCCTGATTTGAACCGCGCTGTAAAACGGAATCCGAAAACAAATCTTCGCGATGCGACAGCAAACTGGGATTTCTGGACTAGCTTGCCAGAGGCAATCCACCAAGTAACAATCGTCATGAGTGACCGTGGTATTCCTAAATCCTACCGCACAATGCATGGTTTCGGCAGTCATACATACAGTCTTATCAACGAAAACGATGAGCGTGTATGGGTTAAATTCCATTGGGTTTGCCAACAGCCGATTGAAAATCTTTCCGACGCTGAGGCGGCTAATGTGATAGCTAGTGACCGTGAAAGCCACCAACGTGACCTCTTTGAGGCTATCGAAAGAGGCGATTTTCCTAAATGGAAATTATGCATCCAAGTGATGACGGAAGAACAAGCTAACAATATGCCATACAATCCATTTGATTTAACAAAAGTATGGTATCATGACGAATTCCCATTGATTGAAGTTGGTGTGATGGAACTTAACCGCAACCCAGAAAATTATTTCCAAGATGTAGAACAAGCTGCATTTGCACCAACAACTATCATTCCAGGCATATCTTTCTCTCCTGATAGAATGCTTCAAGGTCGTTTGTTCTCTTATGCCGATGCGCAACGCTATCGTCTAGGGGCAAATTATTATCAAATCCCTGTTAATGCCGCTAAATGCCCTGTAAATATCTACCATCGTGATGGACAAGGCCGTGTAGATGGTAACCATGGCTCTACTATTGGTTATGCACCAAATAGTTTTGGCGAATGGGCTGAACAACCACAATTCAAAAACCCTGGCCTAGACGTATCTGGTGCAGCATACCAATACGACTTCTACGAAGACGATTCCGATTTCTATACACAACCAGGTAAATTGTTCCGTCTCATGAGCCCAGAAAAACAACAAATCTTGTTTGAAAATACAGCTGCCGCTATGGATGGTGTACCTGATTTCATCAAAGAACGCCATGCAAAACATTGCTACCAATGCGATCCAGCTTATGGTGAAGGCGTAGCTAAAGCCTTGGGCATGAACATCGATTTCAGCGATGTAAAATAA
- a CDS encoding pectate lyase encodes MKKIMIFFGLFITLIAVIMITSFRGSAESPTFMREALPKQDGFASIGNGTTGGANATEQNVFKVTNKKEFVSALKNRKNTTPKIVLVYGTIDFDTDDNGKPLTMKDYMVDGYDFQQYLETHKPKSTAPKSLKDEQEAKQKASQKNQSQSITVHVPANTSIIGMDNAKLKGVDLVLDSDNIIIRNIRFESPYDYFPAWDPKDGPEGNWNSQYDSLSIKGGTHIWIDHCSFQDGPETVEKYFGRKYEHRDGLVDITNEADYITISYSTFENHNKTMLIGNSDSNVADEGKLHVTLHHNYFHNVVQRVPRVRYGQVHMYNNYFASDTTNGEYAYAYSLGVGKNSQIYAEDNVADIAGKDYTSFVKVFGGKQLTTVNNMFNGQIIDTFNDTLTPVDWKPELFTKIDPVNEVKENVLHDAGADKIHR; translated from the coding sequence ATGAAAAAGATAATGATATTCTTTGGATTATTTATTACATTAATTGCTGTTATAATGATAACCTCTTTTCGTGGCTCAGCTGAAAGTCCTACCTTTATGCGTGAAGCATTACCGAAACAGGATGGATTTGCTTCTATAGGCAATGGGACTACTGGTGGTGCTAATGCTACAGAGCAGAATGTGTTTAAAGTAACAAATAAAAAAGAATTTGTATCAGCTCTTAAGAATAGGAAAAATACTACACCTAAGATTGTATTAGTCTATGGAACTATAGATTTTGATACCGATGATAATGGTAAACCATTGACTATGAAAGACTACATGGTCGATGGCTATGACTTTCAACAATATTTAGAAACTCATAAGCCGAAAAGCACAGCGCCTAAGAGTTTAAAAGATGAGCAAGAAGCAAAGCAGAAGGCGTCACAAAAGAATCAAAGTCAGTCTATTACCGTTCATGTGCCAGCCAATACAAGTATCATTGGCATGGACAATGCGAAATTAAAGGGTGTAGATTTGGTTCTAGATTCAGATAATATCATCATACGAAATATACGCTTTGAATCGCCTTATGATTATTTTCCTGCTTGGGATCCTAAGGATGGACCAGAGGGCAATTGGAATTCTCAGTATGACAGTCTTTCTATAAAAGGTGGTACACACATTTGGATAGATCATTGCTCCTTCCAAGATGGCCCTGAAACAGTAGAAAAATACTTTGGTCGTAAATATGAGCATAGAGATGGATTGGTTGATATTACCAATGAAGCTGACTATATAACGATTTCTTATTCAACATTTGAAAACCATAATAAGACTATGTTGATAGGCAATAGTGATTCAAACGTAGCAGATGAAGGAAAATTACATGTAACCTTGCATCATAATTATTTCCATAATGTAGTGCAACGCGTACCAAGAGTACGGTATGGACAGGTTCATATGTATAACAATTACTTTGCGTCAGATACTACCAATGGTGAATATGCATATGCTTACTCCCTTGGTGTTGGGAAAAACTCCCAAATCTATGCTGAAGACAATGTGGCGGATATAGCAGGTAAAGACTATACATCATTTGTGAAAGTCTTTGGAGGAAAACAACTTACTACAGTTAATAATATGTTTAACGGACAAATTATTGATACATTTAATGATACGTTAACACCTGTAGATTGGAAACCTGAACTGTTTACTAAAATAGATCCTGTAAATGAAGTAAAAGAAAATGTTTTGCATGATGCAGGGGCAGATAAAATTCATAGATGA